GCCGGTGAGCTCGTCACATTGACTCTGTTCTGAGGTGTACTTTGCGGGACCCGCATCATCGGAGAGAACCCTTGATTTTGAGGAACTTGCATAGCAGAGCCTCCATTGGGCATGGCAGCTTGCTGAGACGGCTGGAACTTGCTATCGTGCGGGACGGCATAATTAGCCTGCGCGTTACTCATACCACCACCGGCTGCGTTCATGGCGGCCTGCTGTGAAAGGCGCTGTTGTTGATACTGATTGAGACGCTCAGTGGCAAGCTTGTTCACCTGGTCTGCTGGCAGATTGGGGTTGGCTCGTTGAATCTGGCTTTGGAAAGTACTGATCGTTGGGACAACACCGCCGGAAAGGGGGTTCGGCTGAGCCAACCGAggtgacgaagatgagaccCCCGGTGGAGTACCGCTGTGTAGTGATGGGCTCTGGAGACCAGCTTGGGCCTGCAAGGCTGCAATAATTGCAGGGTTGCTAGAGGTACCATTGACACCAGACATGTTCATGTTCGGAGAATGTCCTCCTTGCGGAGCAAACTGCTGAGCATGAAATTGTTGCGGGGCTTGCtgaccttggccttggccttgtgAGACCTGTTGTTGACGGGATTGCAGCAGTCGTTGTTGTTCTTGCAGGCGGTTCGCCTCGCGTATCACTCGGGCATTGTCTGGGGATGTCTGCATCTGCATGCCAGGTCGAGCAGCCACATTAGGCAGCTGCCCCTGGGGCATCATTTTCATGTGCATTGCGTTTGCTGGGACCTGGCCATTGACCGACGTTGTCCCGGCCGGGACGCCGTGTAAGGGCTGTGCACGAGCTTGAGTCATACCAACGTTGCCTGGCATTCCAGAAGGAAGTCCGTTCGGCACACCGTTCACCATGGCTGCATTCGGCATATTGGGAGGTAGGTTACCAGGTCGTCCGGGGCCGTTCATCATCTGCTGTGGAGGTTGTTGCTGGTTAGGTAATTGACCGACACGCTGAGCAACCATACTTGCCCGTTGCTGGGCAATCATCTGCTGGCGGTATTGTTCTTGTCGTTCTTGAAGCTTCATTTCTCGCTCGTGCTTGAGACGACTGAACTCCGCTGGTGAGGAGATCGGGGGTTTGGGCTGATTAGCTTCATTGGCTTTTCGCAGCGAAGCAAGTTGGGACGCATGCTGCTGCTTCTGCAAAATTGTCTCCCGCTTCTTGGCCAACTTTCGCATCGCATCGAGCAATGCCAAATGCTTCGAAGATCTTCGCCTGTCGACTCGTAATGGCTGCGTTGTTCTTCGTCGAACTGGTTGCGGTGGTTGACCATTGTTCGCGGcttgctgttgttgctgttgctgcgcaGCCTGTTGTTGTGCAAACACCGTGCGTTGTGCGCTCTCAAGTCTCTGATGGTAAGCCCGGAAATACTGGGTCTTCGACATGTCCGCCGGCAAGCCTTCCAAGCCCACCCATCGCTCGAAACATTCCCAGGGAGTTCGTCGTTCCGCCCCAGAGGTAAACAAGGACGGAGGGGTAAGACAGCTACTGATGAGAGACCAATTGTACGAGTACTCTTTCACCAGACGGCGGAGTTCATCGTCTTCTGTGACCGTCCACTGGGAAGATTGACGGGACTCAAAGAAGCCAACGGAAGGCATTGGGTGCTCCGTGGGGGGGCGGAAAGAATGTCCAGGGTGGATACGATCTCGGATTGGTTTATTCTCTGGACGGAAGAGGGCGACATTGTTCTGCTCTGGGGGCAGGTCTGCTGAGGAATgctcggaagaagaagcataTTGAGAGTATTCGAAGCGGGTGAGTTTGCGATGATGCTCAACATCCCTCTGGAAAGTGATCTTAGTTGAAGCAAACTTTGTCACTGGAAGGAGGTCAAGCCTCCATGTGGAATCCGGAAGAATTTTGAAATCTGGTTGCTGGAGCCCGGTCTTGAATCGAACGGGCTCGAAGAGTGGTAGTTCATCCAATATTTTCTCTGCTGACGGAGTCATATCAAGTGAAAAGTTAAACTCGTCAGAGCCCAGCGAGAAAATGGCTGCCGGGGCGACAGTGTCCTGAAGATCATGCCGGTGCTCCTCATTGAAGCCGTCGCTCACTGACTCCTCTTCGGCGGACGGTACTAGGTCGGGGGTAGGGTGGGATACCGTTATCGAGTCGTCACCAGGGGTTGTTGACGAAGGGGCCAAGCCCGGCCCAGAAGTTTCGGAAGTTGAAGGGATTGACGATGGCGCCTTAACATTCACTCGAAGCAACGAGCGGTGTTCTTTGTCACTGTTGACGTACTCGGCACACCATTCGGCGCAGCTTTTCGCAGCGGCGAGCTTCCACTTGCGCTCCTCGCGAAAATCAATGCGCATCCACTTCATATGATCCAAGAGCACATCATGATGACTGAAGGAGCGATGCGGCTCAATGGACCGCTTCATTTGTCGAAGTGGCCAACGATTGGCATTTTGCAGAGCGTAGATGCGCCGAAGCGTACGACAATCCATCTGTTCCTGATATTCAAGTAAATGATTGGATGTGCTCAAGGTCTTATGGGCAGAGGCGAGAAGCGTGTTGAGATTAGTTCCTCTTGGGGGAGCATAAGCCCTGTTCAAGAACAAAGTAAAAAGGTAATCTTGCTCTTCGTTCAACTTGGCAACTGCATCTGTCGACTCTCGGCTGACAAGGTCCGTGGCATCCGTCTTCTCCTGCACTGAGGGCGCTTGTTTCGGAAATACTACCGTGGAAACACggcttctttccttttcccgAATTTTGCGATCTTTGAACCGCATTCTAGCCAAGCTCTCTGGCGTCTGAGGCTCTGGCTTCGCA
The window above is part of the Penicillium oxalicum strain HP7-1 chromosome VI, whole genome shotgun sequence genome. Proteins encoded here:
- a CDS encoding Chromatin modification-related protein eaf1, whose translation is MLRDELLRSKNDEIAKCLLSRKRKLTELYYATVGFEGATADSLYSQKEQAFLEANDLTKGRYFDEATLPLPSHNRSQSPSQKAATSSVNATLKTSQHAFSGSPTVAIGASLPQNEPVKTTPATRPDTNHNAQLSPTSSQPASRQAGTNDPFASAPATSSSLESSTSDQKTVQLSETRPVSLHHETDVKLSTGSAKQHEATEQGTLPSLAIPTHQVPRKRSDARPSTALGHSYGEQPLSPASSIDPYSTNTPIPVAASPDTSPGEELGEARKLGRPHSQDARCVQYRATTIPSTPDEQLRMEEAQSLQRAAIDSAKHAHGAALQDVADTGLANDAMVVDKEVSALHPREGIPKTEKEYEAAMPSPKDNVTPEGAAREVSTEAKEPISIPLPQPDVSQQRMTTRVSSGAIRHKSVSEILGETPRQFNHEKPHAKPEPQTPESLARMRFKDRKIREKERSRVSTVVFPKQAPSVQEKTDATDLVSRESTDAVAKLNEEQDYLFTLFLNRAYAPPRGTNLNTLLASAHKTLSTSNHLLEYQEQMDCRTLRRIYALQNANRWPLRQMKRSIEPHRSFSHHDVLLDHMKWMRIDFREERKWKLAAAKSCAEWCAEYVNSDKEHRSLLRVNVKAPSSIPSTSETSGPGLAPSSTTPGDDSITVSHPTPDLVPSAEEESVSDGFNEEHRHDLQDTVAPAAIFSLGSDEFNFSLDMTPSAEKILDELPLFEPVRFKTGLQQPDFKILPDSTWRLDLLPVTKFASTKITFQRDVEHHRKLTRFEYSQYASSSEHSSADLPPEQNNVALFRPENKPIRDRIHPGHSFRPPTEHPMPSVGFFESRQSSQWTVTEDDELRRLVKEYSYNWSLISSCLTPPSLFTSGAERRTPWECFERWVGLEGLPADMSKTQYFRAYHQRLESAQRTVFAQQQAAQQQQQQQAANNGQPPQPVRRRTTQPLRVDRRRSSKHLALLDAMRKLAKKRETILQKQQHASQLASLRKANEANQPKPPISSPAEFSRLKHEREMKLQERQEQYRQQMIAQQRASMVAQRVGQLPNQQQPPQQMMNGPGRPGNLPPNMPNAAMVNGVPNGLPSGMPGNVGMTQARAQPLHGVPAGTTSVNGQVPANAMHMKMMPQGQLPNVAARPGMQMQTSPDNARVIREANRLQEQQRLLQSRQQQVSQGQGQGQQAPQQFHAQQFAPQGGHSPNMNMSGVNGTSSNPAIIAALQAQAGLQSPSLHSGTPPGVSSSSPRLAQPNPLSGGVVPTISTFQSQIQRANPNLPADQVNKLATERLNQYQQQRLSQQAAMNAAGGGMSNAQANYAVPHDSKFQPSQQAAMPNGGSAMQVPQNQGFSPMMRVPQSTPQNRVNVTSSPAVNGSATQPSRSATPQTQRSGSVQVGAVPGSSKSPHPTPAQTTSS